The following proteins are co-located in the Xiphophorus maculatus strain JP 163 A chromosome 8, X_maculatus-5.0-male, whole genome shotgun sequence genome:
- the LOC102225366 gene encoding claudin-23-like: MPSLFRRRDTEWVRTTMRTPGILIFGMVMAPCGWILSLVTTVAPNWRTLQGFTNLPANRVYEQGIFDVCIAATATERQQCGQTDTAYFSNNIIPISKGLMLGSLIVNLVGIAVAIPGVRCWKDQPRWALCTVAGVLIFCSGVLTLIPVSWYTHIIKDITTDTARIDIRAGYCIVLGFIGGIFEVLGGIVMALGCCRCCGGRNRGERPIEEVLGPRSQPKREPRRVEVPSLSRPRSSPASSYPASVDDDIDVSFPRAKSPGARSGASNPSFTGRPYDVDL, from the coding sequence GGGATCCTGATCTTCGGAATGGTGATGGCTCCCTGCGGATGGATCCTGAGTCTCGTCACTACCGTGGCCCCAAATTGGAGGACTCTGCAAGGTTTCACCAATCTTCCAGCTAATCGGGTCTACGAGCAAGGGATCTTTGACGTCTGCATTGCCGCCACAGCCACTGAAAGACAGCAGTGTGGTCAAACGGACACCGCTTACTTCTCGAACAACATCATTCCGATCTCTAAGGGCTTGATGTTGGGCTCCCTGATTGTGAATCTGGTGGGGATTGCTGTGGCCATCCCGGGGGTGCGCTGCTGGAAAGACCAACCTCGGTGGGCGCTCTGCACAGTGGCCGGCGTTCTTATCTTCTGCTCAGGCGTCCTGACCCTCATCCCTGTCTCCTGGTACACTCACATCATCAAGGACATCACTACAGACACCGCGCGGATAGACATCCGCGCCGGCTACTGTATCGTACTGGGCTTCATCGGTGGAATATTTGAAGTCCTGGGTGGCATCGTCATGGCCCTCGGTTGCTGCCGCTGCTGTGGCGGGAGGAACCGCGGAGAGAGGCCGATTGAAGAAGTCCTCGGCCCCAGGAGTCAACCGAAAAGGGAACCGAGACGTGTGGAGGTGCCGAGCCTGAGCCGACCCAGGAGCAGCCCCGCCAGCAGCTATCCGGCCTCCGTCGATGATGACATAGATGTGTCCTTCCCCAGGGCCAAGAGCCCCGGGGCCCGCTCAGGAGCCAGCAACCCCTCCTTCACCGGCAGACCCTACGATGTTGATCTATGA